In Anaerolineales bacterium, the following proteins share a genomic window:
- the rpmH gene encoding 50S ribosomal protein L34, translating into MTKRTYQPKIRRRVRVHGFRKRMATADGRAVLKRRRLRGRQQLAKTANKHVKKVRW; encoded by the coding sequence ATGACCAAACGTACGTATCAACCGAAGATCCGCCGCCGCGTGCGCGTGCATGGCTTTCGCAAGCGCATGGCGACAGCCGATGGGCGCGCGGTGCTGAAGCGCCGACGATTGCGGGGCCGCCAGCAGTTGGCGAAGACCGCCAATAAGCATGTAAAGAAAGTCCGCTGGTAA
- a CDS encoding NAD-binding protein, translated as MRNMFVLIAGGGRTGTRLASLLINQNYNVRLIEHRRELLTHLHRELPTEVIYEGNAVDPSVLEAAGIHEAHVMAAVTNEDATNLAICFLAKTMFEVPRTIARVNNPVNAWLFDENFKVDVALNSANVLARLIQEEMSLGDMMTLFKIRRGHYSVVEEKVPEGAKGIGIELKDMGLAEHCVIAAIIRDGVMALPHGDSTLQAFDEIIAIASPEGTKILADLLAHPVYPVRNPKKVE; from the coding sequence ATGCGTAATATGTTTGTTCTCATTGCCGGCGGCGGACGAACGGGCACGCGGCTCGCCAGTTTGCTGATCAACCAGAATTACAATGTGCGCCTGATCGAACATCGGCGGGAACTGCTGACCCATTTGCATCGGGAACTTCCGACAGAGGTGATCTACGAGGGCAACGCGGTTGACCCGAGCGTACTCGAAGCCGCGGGCATCCACGAAGCGCATGTAATGGCGGCTGTCACAAACGAAGACGCGACCAACCTCGCCATATGTTTTCTCGCGAAAACGATGTTCGAGGTGCCGCGCACGATCGCGCGCGTGAACAACCCGGTCAACGCGTGGTTGTTCGATGAAAATTTCAAAGTGGATGTCGCTCTTAATTCTGCCAATGTGCTTGCGCGTCTGATCCAAGAGGAAATGTCGCTGGGCGATATGATGACCCTCTTCAAGATTCGCCGCGGGCATTATTCGGTGGTGGAGGAAAAAGTGCCGGAAGGCGCCAAGGGCATTGGTATCGAACTCAAGGATATGGGCTTGGCCGAACATTGCGTCATCGCGGCGATCATCCGCGATGGGGTGATGGCATTGCCGCACGGTGATAGTACCCTTCAAGCCTTCGACGAGATCATTGCGATTGCCAGCCCGGAAGGGACGAAAATTCTAGCGGATTTGCTCGCGCACCCGGTCTACCCTGTCCGCAACCCGAAGAAGGTGGAATAG
- a CDS encoding TrkA family potassium uptake protein, which translates to MNFIVVGCGRVGAELCFHLFKGGHQVVVVDSRKEAFNRLPPDFRGRTLEGEGLAESVLERAGIQEADGLAAVTNSDTLNAVVAYAARVFYNVPNVVARNYDPNLRSVIEAFGLQTVGSTYWGAQRVEELLMNPSQRAVYSAGNGEVEVYEVIIPATWDGKTLGALLNLGKQCYPVALSRAGRASLPEAETILRAGDLLNVSSTFEGIGALTERLSGKADA; encoded by the coding sequence ATGAACTTTATTGTTGTCGGTTGCGGGCGCGTCGGCGCCGAACTATGTTTTCATTTATTCAAAGGCGGACATCAAGTTGTGGTGGTAGATAGCCGCAAAGAGGCGTTCAACCGCCTCCCTCCAGATTTTCGCGGTCGGACTCTAGAGGGCGAAGGCTTGGCTGAAAGCGTGCTCGAACGCGCGGGGATTCAAGAAGCCGATGGATTAGCCGCCGTCACCAATTCCGATACGCTCAACGCGGTGGTGGCGTACGCCGCGCGCGTTTTCTACAACGTGCCGAACGTGGTGGCGCGCAATTACGACCCCAACCTGCGCTCGGTGATCGAAGCGTTTGGGTTGCAAACCGTCGGCTCGACCTATTGGGGCGCGCAACGTGTGGAAGAGTTGTTGATGAACCCGTCTCAACGCGCGGTCTACTCGGCGGGCAATGGCGAAGTGGAAGTGTATGAGGTTATCATCCCCGCTACATGGGACGGGAAGACATTGGGCGCGTTGTTGAACTTAGGCAAACAATGTTACCCAGTAGCGCTATCGCGGGCGGGCAGAGCGTCACTACCTGAGGCAGAGACCATTTTGCGCGCTGGCGACTTGCTGAATGTCAGTTCCACGTTCGAAGGTATCGGCGCATTGACCGAACGGCTGAGCGGAAAGGCGGATGCGTAA
- a CDS encoding APC family permease, protein MIDPKTEQESSFIHRNAKTAPTPQFKDFLLGRPLPTADAEHETIGKGVGLAVFASDALSSTAYATQEVLVILAGAGTLAFGYVFPISIVIVALLAIVVVSYEQIIHAYPSGGGAYIVASDNLGKFPALVAAAALLTDYILTVSVSISSGVAQIVSAYPELFEYRVGISVFFVFFIMLVNLRGVRESGSAFAIPSYFFIAVMFLTIGIGIFRWVGGSLGVVLNPPEIEHVEELTGITAFLLLHAFSSGTTAMTGVEAISNGTTAFKEPRARNAGVTLIWMAGILSVLFVGISFLTREIRAVPSEVETVISQIARTVFAGQGFFYLCVIFGTTVILILAANTAFAGFPRLSALLASDGFMPRQLTYRGSRLVYSYGIVALAAVASFLIVIFQASVTRLIPLYAIGVFLSFTLAQAGMTRRWWRSGKLDPAAQPKDHDRAHPLHYDKNWFVKMISNGFGALCTGVVMLVFAVTKFHDGAWIVLILTPILMAVFIWIHRHYASMASRLSLEKYGEPPPYNVRHRVLVAVSNVHRGTLAALRYARMLSDDVTAVHVSLEPADTEKVRKKWETWGRGTRLVILESPYRLFVEPLLGYIEEILASRQPNETITIVVPHFIPEKKIYSALHMQTAELLRRELLSTPGVIITEVPYQIP, encoded by the coding sequence ATGATTGACCCTAAAACCGAGCAAGAATCGTCGTTCATTCACCGGAACGCCAAGACTGCGCCGACCCCTCAATTCAAAGATTTCCTGTTAGGACGCCCTCTTCCCACAGCAGACGCCGAACACGAGACCATCGGCAAGGGAGTGGGCTTGGCTGTGTTCGCGTCCGATGCGTTATCGTCCACCGCGTATGCCACGCAAGAGGTGCTTGTTATCCTTGCCGGCGCGGGAACGCTGGCGTTCGGCTACGTGTTTCCGATCTCGATCGTCATCGTGGCGTTGCTCGCTATCGTCGTTGTATCCTACGAGCAGATCATTCACGCATATCCCAGCGGCGGCGGCGCGTACATTGTAGCCTCGGATAACCTCGGAAAATTCCCCGCTCTTGTAGCCGCCGCGGCATTGCTTACCGATTACATCCTGACCGTTTCCGTATCTATTTCCTCCGGCGTCGCACAGATCGTTTCGGCGTACCCGGAGTTGTTCGAGTACCGCGTGGGTATTTCGGTCTTTTTCGTTTTCTTCATCATGCTGGTCAATTTACGCGGGGTCAGGGAATCGGGATCGGCGTTTGCCATTCCGAGTTACTTCTTTATCGCGGTCATGTTCTTGACGATCGGGATCGGGATTTTTCGATGGGTGGGCGGTTCGCTTGGCGTTGTACTTAACCCGCCGGAGATCGAGCATGTCGAAGAACTCACCGGGATCACCGCTTTTCTTTTGCTTCACGCATTTTCCAGCGGCACGACCGCGATGACCGGTGTGGAAGCTATTTCAAACGGCACGACCGCTTTCAAAGAGCCCCGCGCGCGCAACGCCGGCGTAACGTTGATTTGGATGGCTGGTATCTTGAGCGTATTGTTCGTAGGAATCTCGTTCCTAACGAGGGAGATTAGAGCCGTCCCATCCGAAGTAGAAACGGTTATTTCCCAGATCGCCCGTACGGTTTTTGCTGGGCAAGGCTTCTTTTATCTCTGCGTGATCTTCGGAACTACCGTTATTCTTATCCTCGCCGCAAACACCGCTTTCGCCGGGTTTCCGCGCTTGAGCGCACTGCTCGCCAGCGACGGTTTCATGCCTCGCCAGTTGACCTATCGCGGGAGCCGCCTCGTTTATTCTTACGGAATCGTCGCGCTCGCGGCGGTGGCTTCATTTCTCATCGTCATATTTCAGGCAAGCGTAACACGCCTCATTCCGCTGTACGCGATCGGCGTATTTTTGTCTTTCACGCTGGCGCAGGCTGGTATGACGCGGCGCTGGTGGCGTTCGGGTAAATTGGACCCGGCGGCTCAACCCAAAGATCACGACCGCGCTCATCCGCTGCACTACGATAAGAATTGGTTCGTCAAAATGATCAGCAACGGGTTTGGGGCGCTTTGCACCGGGGTGGTGATGCTCGTATTTGCTGTGACAAAATTCCACGACGGCGCGTGGATCGTGCTGATCCTTACCCCCATTTTGATGGCGGTCTTTATTTGGATCCATCGTCACTACGCCAGCATGGCAAGCCGCCTCTCGCTAGAGAAGTACGGCGAGCCGCCTCCGTACAATGTCCGTCATCGAGTGCTGGTGGCGGTCAGCAACGTTCACCGGGGAACGCTCGCCGCGCTCCGCTATGCGCGCATGTTGTCCGACGATGTGACGGCTGTTCACGTTTCGCTCGAACCAGCGGATACGGAAAAGGTCCGCAAAAAATGGGAAACGTGGGGACGCGGCACTCGTCTCGTGATACTGGAATCGCCCTATCGTCTCTTCGTAGAGCCTCTGCTTGGTTACATCGAAGAGATCCTAGCCAGCCGCCAGCCGAATGAGACGATCACTATCGTCGTCCCGCATTTCATCCCCGAAAAGAAGATCTACAGCGCGCTGCACATGCAAACGGCTGAACTGCTCCGCCGCGAGTTATTGTCTACGCCCGGCGTGATCATCACCGAAGTTCCATATCAAATCCCCTAG